Proteins encoded together in one Aeromonas encheleia window:
- a CDS encoding DUF2960 domain-containing protein: protein MAFKITYTYGKKTKEIGYANDKFNSIYDAIAAAEGINLASFHAMEAQLAQVCRRDKKSVKDYQENYFKELGFSSIVIERDLQE from the coding sequence ATGGCGTTTAAAATTACTTACACCTACGGCAAAAAAACCAAAGAGATCGGCTACGCCAACGACAAGTTCAACAGCATCTACGATGCCATCGCCGCGGCCGAGGGGATCAACCTGGCCAGCTTCCACGCCATGGAGGCCCAGCTGGCCCAGGTCTGCCGCCGCGACAAGAAGAGCGTGAAGGATTACCAGGAGAACTACTTCAAGGAACTGGGCTTCTCCAGCATCGTCATCGAGCGGGATCTGCAGGAGTAA
- a CDS encoding VF530 family protein, translating to MSDQPTPPAQRKNPLHGLTLEAIVTALVEHYGWEQLGKEIDIRCFTQDPSIKSSLKFLRKTPWAREKVESLYLYVQRKQAKKKEDPDGV from the coding sequence ATGAGCGACCAACCCACTCCGCCAGCACAGCGAAAGAACCCACTGCACGGGCTGACCCTGGAGGCGATCGTCACCGCCCTGGTCGAGCATTACGGCTGGGAGCAGCTGGGGAAGGAGATCGACATCCGTTGCTTCACCCAGGATCCCAGCATCAAATCCAGCCTGAAATTCTTGCGCAAGACCCCCTGGGCCAGGGAGAAGGTCGAGAGCCTCTACCTGTACGTCCAGCGCAAGCAGGCGAAAAAGAAGGAAGACCCCGATGGCGTTTAA
- the asd gene encoding archaetidylserine decarboxylase (Phosphatidylserine decarboxylase is synthesized as a single chain precursor. Generation of the pyruvoyl active site from a Ser is coupled to cleavage of a Gly-Ser bond between the larger (beta) and smaller (alpha chains). It is an integral membrane protein.) — protein sequence MSITDNLKIAGQYCLPKHAVSRLVGKLAAAEAGKLTTRVIEAFIKQYQVDMSEALHESPAHYPSFNAFFTRELKPGIRPLVEDAMTLALPVDGTVSQLGPIQQGRIIQAKGHDYSARELLGGFEDLVAPFKDGDFATIYLAPKDYHRIHMPLDGVLESMVFVPGDLFSVNPLTAENVPNLFARNERVVATFRTPHGPMALVLVGATIVASIETIWAGNIAPTRQKEVVRWDYSGDEAITLQKGAEMGLFKLGSTVVCLFGPGMLAGFEPHLANGVTTRMGQPFAKLAAKP from the coding sequence ATGAGCATCACTGACAACCTGAAAATTGCCGGTCAATATTGCCTGCCCAAACATGCCGTCTCCCGCCTGGTTGGCAAGCTGGCGGCCGCCGAGGCCGGAAAGCTCACCACCAGGGTGATAGAGGCGTTCATCAAGCAGTACCAGGTCGACATGAGCGAGGCGTTGCACGAGAGTCCCGCCCACTACCCGAGCTTCAACGCCTTCTTCACCCGTGAGCTCAAGCCGGGGATCCGCCCGCTGGTGGAAGATGCCATGACCCTGGCCCTGCCGGTGGATGGCACCGTCAGCCAGCTCGGCCCCATCCAGCAAGGCCGCATCATCCAGGCCAAGGGCCACGACTACAGCGCCCGCGAGCTGCTGGGGGGCTTTGAGGATCTGGTGGCGCCATTCAAGGATGGGGATTTTGCCACCATCTATCTGGCGCCCAAGGATTACCACCGCATCCACATGCCGCTGGACGGCGTACTGGAGAGCATGGTGTTCGTGCCGGGGGATCTCTTCTCCGTCAACCCGCTCACCGCCGAAAACGTGCCTAACCTGTTCGCCCGCAACGAACGGGTGGTCGCCACCTTCCGCACCCCCCATGGTCCCATGGCGCTGGTGCTGGTTGGCGCCACCATAGTCGCCAGCATCGAGACCATCTGGGCCGGCAACATAGCACCGACCAGGCAGAAAGAAGTGGTGCGCTGGGACTACAGCGGTGACGAGGCCATCACCCTGCAGAAAGGAGCCGAGATGGGCCTGTTCAAGCTCGGCAGCACAGTGGTCTGCCTGTTTGGCCCGGGCATGCTGGCCGGTTTCGAGCCGCACCTGGCCAACGGCGTGACCACCCGCATGGGGCAACCCTTTGCCAAGCTGGCGGCCAAGCCATGA
- the rsgA gene encoding small ribosomal subunit biogenesis GTPase RsgA has protein sequence MAKKAKLNLGQQRRVQANRERRLQKDHSTVVDDTLFGPAIEGMVISRFGQHADVEANDGTIHRSNLRRSSISSLVCGDKVVWRPGLNAATAGVIEAVHPRHSVLTRPDFYDGVKPIAANIDQIIIVSAVVPEFSTNIVDRYLVAAEDVEIQPLIVLNKVDMLDAAARARIELQLAPYRKLGYQVILVSCESGEGLDELKAQFEGKISIFVGQSGVGKSSLTNALMPGLGVLTGEISENSGLGTHTTTTARLYHFPSGGDLIDSPGIREFALWHLEADRITWCFVEFRDYLGGCRFRDCTHKDDPGCALRAAVDSGAISADRFHNYHRILETMQEARHGRQQARL, from the coding sequence GTGGCAAAGAAAGCAAAACTCAATCTGGGTCAACAAAGACGCGTCCAGGCCAACCGCGAGCGGCGGCTGCAAAAAGATCACAGCACGGTCGTGGATGACACCCTGTTTGGCCCGGCCATCGAGGGCATGGTGATCAGCCGTTTCGGTCAGCATGCGGACGTGGAAGCGAATGACGGCACCATCCACCGCAGCAACCTGCGTCGCAGCAGCATCAGCAGCCTGGTGTGCGGTGACAAGGTGGTCTGGCGTCCCGGCCTCAATGCCGCGACCGCGGGCGTCATCGAGGCGGTACACCCCCGTCACTCGGTGCTGACCCGGCCGGACTTCTACGACGGGGTCAAACCCATCGCCGCCAACATCGACCAGATCATCATCGTCTCGGCGGTGGTACCCGAGTTCTCCACCAACATCGTCGATCGCTATCTGGTGGCCGCCGAAGACGTGGAGATCCAGCCGCTCATCGTGCTGAACAAGGTCGACATGCTCGACGCCGCCGCCCGCGCGCGCATCGAGCTGCAGCTCGCCCCCTATCGCAAGCTCGGCTACCAGGTGATCCTGGTGAGTTGCGAGAGCGGCGAAGGGCTGGACGAACTCAAGGCCCAGTTCGAAGGCAAGATCAGCATCTTCGTCGGCCAGTCCGGGGTGGGCAAGTCCTCCCTGACCAATGCCCTGATGCCCGGGCTGGGTGTGCTCACCGGCGAGATCTCCGAGAACTCGGGGCTAGGTACCCACACCACCACCACGGCGCGGCTCTACCACTTCCCGAGCGGCGGCGATCTGATCGACTCCCCCGGGATCCGCGAGTTCGCACTCTGGCACCTGGAAGCCGATCGCATCACCTGGTGTTTCGTCGAGTTTCGTGACTACCTGGGTGGTTGCCGATTCCGCGACTGCACCCACAAGGACGATCCCGGCTGCGCCCTGCGCGCGGCGGTCGACAGTGGCGCCATCAGCGCCGATCGCTTCCACAACTATCACCGCATCCTGGAAACCATGCAGGAAGCCCGCCACGGTCGGCAGCAAGCCCGACTGTGA
- the orn gene encoding oligoribonuclease has product MTVSAQNLVWIDMEMTGLDPEQNVVLEIATIVTDKDLNVLAEGPVIAIHQSEAELAKMDEWNVNTHTKSGLVARVKASEHDEARAVAETLAFIRQWVPERTSPLCGNSIGQDRRFMVKHMGELEAFFHYRNVDVSTIKELVRRWQPELLDQFTKRGTHMALDDIRESIAELQFYRGHVFKI; this is encoded by the coding sequence ATGACAGTCAGCGCGCAGAACCTGGTATGGATCGACATGGAGATGACGGGTCTGGACCCCGAGCAAAACGTGGTACTGGAGATCGCCACCATAGTCACCGACAAGGATCTGAACGTGCTGGCGGAAGGGCCTGTCATCGCCATTCACCAGAGCGAGGCAGAGCTCGCCAAGATGGACGAGTGGAACGTCAACACCCACACCAAGAGCGGCCTGGTGGCCAGGGTCAAGGCGAGTGAGCATGACGAGGCGCGCGCCGTGGCCGAGACGCTCGCGTTTATCCGTCAGTGGGTGCCGGAGCGCACCAGCCCGCTGTGCGGCAACAGCATAGGCCAGGATCGCCGCTTCATGGTCAAGCACATGGGCGAGCTGGAAGCCTTCTTCCATTACCGCAATGTCGACGTCAGCACCATCAAGGAGCTGGTGCGCCGCTGGCAGCCGGAGCTGCTGGATCAGTTCACCAAGCGCGGCACCCACATGGCGCTGGATGACATCCGTGAGTCCATCGCCGAGCTGCAGTTCTACCGCGGTCACGTCTTCAAAATCTGA
- a CDS encoding cold-shock protein, whose amino-acid sequence MSDIRTGQVKWFNETKGFGFIEQSQGPDVFVHFSSIQSTGFKTLAEGQKVQFTVTDGKKGPQAENVTLL is encoded by the coding sequence ATGTCTGACATTCGCACCGGCCAAGTAAAATGGTTCAATGAGACCAAGGGCTTTGGCTTCATCGAGCAATCCCAGGGACCGGACGTTTTCGTTCACTTCTCCTCCATCCAGAGCACTGGTTTCAAGACCCTGGCTGAAGGTCAAAAAGTCCAGTTCACCGTGACCGATGGCAAGAAAGGCCCTCAGGCTGAGAACGTGACTCTGCTCTAA
- a CDS encoding LysM-like peptidoglycan-binding domain-containing protein encodes MPTPDRRPRGHNRRAQQRRQDESQGSLLHRINAATLPLRQRLGQGMSGFGQRNKDTQKGSFKLTSPLPRKNTIGLLVLVPIWLLLLAWEPAPSAPRVAPSGSLAVPLAVPTQALTVGSATSGGAVQAAKPVEEKVNGSWLQHDVQAGETLYSIFRKFELPGAELSRLIAIEGPDRPLTRLQSGKSVFILVDDSRRIQRVEIRSFGQVSYRYDRQGEGFALKE; translated from the coding sequence GTGCCCACCCCGGACCGTCGCCCACGTGGCCATAACAGACGTGCCCAGCAGCGTCGCCAAGACGAATCACAAGGATCCCTGCTCCATCGTATCAATGCCGCCACCCTGCCCCTGCGTCAACGCCTCGGCCAGGGCATGAGTGGTTTTGGTCAACGCAACAAGGACACCCAGAAGGGTTCATTCAAGCTGACCAGCCCGCTGCCGCGCAAAAACACCATAGGCCTGCTGGTGCTGGTGCCCATCTGGCTGCTGCTGCTGGCCTGGGAGCCTGCGCCCTCGGCGCCCCGCGTGGCCCCTTCCGGCTCGCTCGCCGTGCCACTGGCCGTGCCGACCCAGGCGCTGACCGTGGGCAGCGCCACCAGCGGGGGAGCGGTGCAAGCCGCCAAGCCGGTCGAGGAGAAGGTGAACGGCAGCTGGCTGCAACACGATGTACAGGCTGGAGAGACCCTCTACTCCATCTTCCGCAAGTTCGAGCTGCCGGGCGCCGAGCTGAGCCGGTTGATCGCCATCGAGGGGCCGGATCGCCCGCTGACCCGACTGCAATCGGGCAAGTCGGTGTTCATCCTGGTGGATGACAGCCGCCGCATCCAGCGGGTCGAGATCCGCTCCTTCGGTCAGGTGAGTTACCGCTACGACCGGCAGGGTGAAGGGTTTGCCCTCAAAGAGTGA
- a CDS encoding methyl-accepting chemotaxis protein, translating to MQFRSIQNRILVMAGIAMTTALVILILLNQYSGKQTQQLTISSSRAALQQEAWQKVSANARAEAATITQLLQKGLSYTQQMAGTLALQQQGKLPLDRQQATDLLKAQLALEPQLYGAFAGFEPNGFDGQDAAFAGQTALGSDSKGRFVPYFYRDKEQIGTDLLLSIEKSDADEFGNPANDYYACPKREGRSCLIDPFKVDINGQQVLVSTITTPIMVAGQFRGIAALDLAVDSISRQAQSLNSNIYDGKGETLIVSAAGVITGTSGDASLLGSRADKLLGNQWQQYLKPEVQRQELDESFRISVPIMVPGMSRNWAIIVTLPYQVVLAGADQLESQLSDMSRAAMTQQLIGALLVLVLALATMLVIARSITGPIRQMVSLVDDIADGEGDLTKRLNTQSKDELGALARGINRFIDKLQVLLGDVQKTASEVNRHAGDTDRIAVQTDTNLQHHQAEMEQMLTAVQEMSYVSQEVATHANNTADSAKQAQSAADQGKVRFQQVIQSMHRVAAEAGKGAEVVEGLAHDSEQITSILTVIQGIADQTNLLALNAAIEAARAGEQGRGFAVVADEVRKLAGNTQQAVQNTQELIEKIRHSSTNAVNAIQQSQQLTHQAVGEADLAEAALGSIYQAISTINDMTYQIASAAEEQSSVAETVSGNLSKTNALANDIAQDATQTAKASQALRQAAERLQQLLGQFRLS from the coding sequence ATGCAGTTTCGTTCTATCCAGAATCGCATCCTGGTGATGGCGGGGATCGCCATGACCACGGCGCTGGTCATCCTGATCCTGCTCAATCAATACTCGGGCAAACAGACCCAGCAGCTGACCATCAGCTCCAGTCGTGCCGCGCTGCAGCAGGAGGCCTGGCAGAAGGTGAGTGCCAACGCCCGTGCCGAAGCCGCCACCATCACCCAGCTGCTGCAAAAGGGGCTCTCCTACACCCAGCAGATGGCCGGTACCCTCGCCCTGCAACAGCAGGGCAAGCTGCCGCTGGATCGCCAGCAGGCCACCGATCTGCTCAAGGCGCAGCTCGCGCTGGAGCCACAACTGTACGGCGCCTTCGCCGGCTTCGAGCCGAACGGCTTCGACGGCCAGGACGCCGCCTTCGCCGGTCAGACGGCGCTCGGCAGCGACAGCAAGGGGCGCTTCGTGCCCTACTTCTACCGTGACAAGGAGCAGATAGGCACCGACCTGCTGCTCTCCATCGAGAAGAGCGATGCCGACGAATTCGGCAACCCGGCCAACGACTACTACGCCTGCCCGAAACGGGAGGGGCGCTCCTGCCTCATCGATCCCTTCAAGGTGGATATCAACGGCCAGCAGGTGCTGGTGAGCACCATCACCACCCCCATCATGGTGGCGGGCCAGTTCAGGGGGATAGCCGCGCTGGATCTGGCGGTGGACTCCATCAGCCGGCAGGCCCAGTCCCTCAACAGCAACATCTATGACGGTAAGGGCGAGACCCTGATCGTCAGCGCCGCCGGAGTCATCACCGGCACCAGCGGCGATGCCAGCCTGCTCGGCAGCCGCGCCGACAAGCTGCTTGGCAACCAGTGGCAGCAATATCTGAAGCCGGAGGTGCAGCGTCAGGAGCTGGACGAATCGTTCCGCATCTCGGTGCCCATCATGGTGCCGGGCATGAGCCGCAACTGGGCCATCATAGTCACCCTGCCCTACCAGGTGGTGCTGGCCGGTGCCGACCAGCTGGAGAGCCAGCTGAGCGACATGAGCCGGGCCGCCATGACCCAGCAGCTGATCGGCGCCCTGCTGGTGCTGGTGCTGGCGCTGGCCACCATGCTGGTGATCGCCCGCAGCATCACGGGCCCCATTCGGCAGATGGTCAGCCTGGTGGATGACATCGCCGATGGCGAGGGGGATCTCACCAAGCGCCTCAACACCCAGTCCAAAGACGAGCTGGGGGCACTGGCCCGCGGCATCAACCGCTTCATCGACAAGCTGCAGGTACTGCTTGGGGATGTGCAGAAGACCGCCAGCGAGGTGAACCGCCACGCCGGTGACACCGACAGGATCGCCGTCCAGACCGATACCAATTTGCAGCATCACCAGGCGGAAATGGAGCAGATGCTGACCGCGGTGCAGGAGATGTCCTATGTCAGCCAGGAGGTCGCCACCCACGCCAACAACACCGCCGATTCGGCCAAACAGGCCCAGAGCGCGGCGGATCAGGGCAAGGTGCGCTTCCAGCAGGTGATCCAGTCCATGCACAGGGTCGCCGCCGAGGCAGGCAAGGGAGCCGAGGTGGTCGAGGGGCTGGCCCACGACAGCGAGCAGATCACCAGCATACTCACCGTGATCCAGGGCATCGCCGATCAGACCAACCTGCTGGCCCTCAACGCCGCCATCGAGGCGGCCCGGGCCGGCGAGCAGGGCCGCGGCTTCGCGGTGGTCGCCGACGAGGTTCGCAAGCTGGCCGGCAACACCCAGCAGGCGGTGCAGAATACCCAGGAGTTGATCGAGAAGATCCGCCACAGCTCGACCAACGCGGTCAACGCCATCCAGCAGAGTCAGCAGCTGACCCATCAGGCGGTGGGGGAAGCGGATCTGGCGGAGGCGGCGCTCGGCAGCATCTACCAGGCCATCTCCACCATCAACGACATGACCTACCAGATCGCCTCCGCCGCAGAGGAGCAGAGCTCGGTTGCCGAGACTGTCTCCGGCAATCTGTCAAAAACCAACGCACTGGCCAACGACATCGCCCAGGATGCGACTCAGACGGCCAAAGCCAGCCAGGCCTTGCGCCAGGCGGCGGAGCGTTTACAGCAATTGCTGGGACAATTTCGTCTCAGCTGA
- the gltX gene encoding glutamate--tRNA ligase encodes MKVKTRFAPSPTGFLHVGGARTALYSWLYAKSQGGEFVLRIEDTDLERSTQEAIDAIIEGMEWLELNWDEGPYYQTKRFDRYNALIDEMLADGRAYKCFCSKERLEALREGQMASGEKPRYDGKCRDKAHDHPADAPHVIRFRNPTEGSVVFDDHVRGRIEFANTELDDLIIRRTDGAPTYNFCVVVDDWDMEITHVVRGEDHINNTPRQINIYKALNAPVPEFAHVSMILGDDGAKLSKRHGAVSVMQYRDDGYLPEALLNYLVRLGWSHGDQEIFSLDEMIKLFSLDAISKSASAFNTDKLLWLNNHYMRSQDPVHVAKYLEWHMAAQHIDTSTGPTLAEVVTLLAERCNTLVEMAAQSRYLFEEYEALDEAAAKKHLRGVAAEPLILAKAKLVALETWTTEALHELIEATAAELGQGMGKVGMPLRVAVTGLGQSPAIDAVMALVGKERVLARIDRALAYIEARMAAE; translated from the coding sequence ATGAAAGTCAAAACCCGTTTTGCTCCCAGCCCGACCGGCTTTCTGCATGTCGGCGGTGCCCGTACCGCGCTCTACTCCTGGCTCTATGCGAAAAGCCAGGGTGGCGAGTTTGTGCTGCGTATCGAGGATACCGATCTGGAACGTTCCACTCAGGAGGCCATCGACGCCATCATTGAGGGCATGGAATGGCTGGAGCTGAACTGGGATGAGGGTCCCTACTACCAGACCAAGCGTTTCGATCGCTACAACGCGCTGATCGACGAGATGCTGGCCGACGGCCGCGCCTACAAGTGCTTCTGCTCCAAGGAGCGCCTGGAAGCGCTGCGTGAAGGCCAGATGGCGAGCGGCGAGAAGCCCCGCTATGACGGCAAGTGCCGCGACAAGGCGCACGATCACCCGGCCGATGCACCCCACGTGATCCGCTTCCGCAACCCCACCGAAGGCTCTGTGGTGTTCGACGACCACGTCCGTGGCCGCATCGAGTTTGCCAACACCGAGCTCGATGACCTCATCATCCGTCGTACCGACGGCGCGCCGACCTACAACTTCTGCGTGGTGGTGGACGACTGGGACATGGAGATCACCCACGTGGTCCGTGGTGAAGATCACATCAACAACACCCCGCGCCAGATCAACATCTACAAAGCCCTGAACGCCCCGGTGCCGGAGTTTGCTCACGTCTCCATGATCCTGGGTGACGACGGCGCCAAGCTCTCCAAGCGCCATGGCGCCGTGTCCGTGATGCAGTACCGCGACGACGGTTACCTGCCGGAAGCGCTGCTGAACTACCTGGTGCGTCTGGGCTGGTCCCACGGCGATCAGGAGATCTTCAGCCTGGACGAGATGATCAAGCTGTTCAGCCTGGATGCCATCTCCAAGTCCGCCTCCGCCTTCAACACCGACAAGCTGTTGTGGCTGAACAACCACTACATGCGCAGCCAGGACCCGGTCCACGTCGCCAAGTATCTGGAGTGGCACATGGCCGCGCAGCACATCGACACCAGCACAGGCCCGACTCTGGCCGAGGTGGTGACCCTGCTGGCCGAGCGCTGCAACACCCTGGTGGAGATGGCCGCCCAGAGCCGCTATCTGTTCGAAGAGTACGAGGCGCTCGACGAAGCCGCCGCCAAGAAGCACCTGCGCGGTGTGGCCGCCGAGCCGCTGATCCTGGCCAAGGCCAAGCTGGTCGCGCTGGAGACCTGGACCACAGAGGCGCTGCACGAGCTGATCGAAGCCACCGCCGCCGAGCTGGGTCAGGGCATGGGCAAAGTCGGCATGCCGCTGCGCGTCGCCGTGACCGGGCTGGGTCAGTCCCCCGCCATCGACGCCGTGATGGCGCTGGTGGGCAAGGAACGGGTATTGGCGCGCATCGATCGCGCCCTGGCCTATATCGAAGCACGCATGGCCGCCGAATAA
- a CDS encoding ExeM/NucH family extracellular endonuclease — protein MKGTPTLLSLAVGLALASPSIHAAGFSCPADNALTPIPAIQGSGDKSPLIPDDLFESTQTVAVKAVVSALGESLNKGFYLQDLQGDGNPQSSDGIFVFLSDINKYPAIQPGAEVCLEAKVAEYYGHTQLKPVLDSKVPRLQVLAQGSVPAAVPLRVLEGETLARALERHEGMRVRLDADSALKVSRNFSYDYAARRNNLVLAHQAPLMKPTQLHVAGSSEAKALAQANAGNRVFLESDFKAADGKLPWLPAWEPEQGYLRIGDAPVNLEALVGYSYDEYRLIVPKGQTITAGDLLRTDENDRQSAPARTAGTDLRIGSFNVLNYFTSHSSVGGALNVLCKDQTDADSAKGCNRGAKNLEDFQQQRTKIVNAITEMDADLLGLMEMENNGFDEHSAISDLVTHLNAQQKDASQHYAFVSLPKALLGEERYFGGDAIMVAMLYRPAKLTPSGEAGVIQLPQQRYILGGVAKSAGQRDSLVQSFTVAGSKDPLTLVVNHLKSKGSGCFENGDGKTEPADLQGKCTEFRVSAAKVLGEAMNKLPGQVLLVGDFNSYAKEDPIRVLTDYDAAKADRKIRSASHTFVGEQPYEQLGQEVSKSYGLIDVNVKFNQEKAISYSYEAELGTLDYALANPALAKKVVAVADWHINSYESNLFEYGRGFTGDMIKSDNPFSASDHDPIIVDLKLQEPSNGSGAGAMGALLLALLPLAWRRRHG, from the coding sequence ATGAAAGGAACACCTACCCTGCTGTCGCTGGCCGTGGGGCTCGCGCTCGCGTCCCCCTCAATCCATGCCGCCGGCTTCAGCTGCCCGGCCGACAACGCCCTCACCCCCATCCCCGCCATCCAGGGCAGTGGCGACAAGAGCCCGCTGATCCCGGACGATCTGTTTGAAAGTACCCAGACGGTGGCCGTCAAGGCGGTGGTCAGCGCCCTCGGCGAGAGCCTGAACAAGGGCTTCTACCTGCAGGATCTCCAGGGCGATGGCAACCCCCAGAGCTCGGACGGTATCTTCGTCTTCCTGAGTGACATCAACAAGTACCCCGCCATCCAGCCGGGGGCCGAGGTCTGTCTGGAAGCCAAGGTGGCGGAATACTACGGCCATACCCAGCTCAAGCCGGTCCTGGATAGCAAGGTCCCGCGCCTGCAGGTGCTGGCGCAGGGCAGCGTCCCCGCCGCCGTGCCACTGCGGGTGCTGGAGGGGGAGACCCTGGCCCGGGCGCTGGAGCGTCACGAGGGGATGCGGGTGCGGCTCGATGCCGACAGCGCGCTCAAGGTAAGCCGCAACTTCAGCTACGACTACGCCGCCCGGCGCAACAACCTGGTGCTCGCCCATCAGGCCCCGCTGATGAAACCGACCCAGCTGCACGTGGCGGGCAGCAGCGAGGCCAAGGCACTGGCACAGGCCAATGCGGGCAACCGGGTATTCCTCGAATCCGACTTCAAGGCCGCCGACGGCAAGCTACCCTGGCTGCCCGCCTGGGAGCCGGAGCAGGGTTACCTGCGCATCGGCGATGCCCCGGTCAACCTGGAGGCCCTGGTGGGTTACAGCTATGACGAGTACCGGCTGATAGTGCCGAAGGGGCAGACCATCACGGCCGGCGATCTGCTGCGTACCGACGAGAACGATCGCCAGAGCGCCCCGGCTCGCACCGCCGGCACTGACCTGCGCATCGGCAGCTTCAACGTGCTCAACTACTTCACCAGCCACTCCAGCGTGGGCGGTGCTCTCAACGTGCTGTGCAAGGACCAGACTGATGCGGACAGCGCCAAGGGCTGCAACAGGGGCGCCAAGAACCTGGAAGATTTCCAGCAGCAGCGCACCAAGATAGTCAACGCCATCACCGAGATGGACGCCGATCTGCTCGGCCTGATGGAGATGGAGAACAACGGCTTTGACGAGCACTCCGCCATCAGCGATCTGGTCACGCATCTGAACGCCCAGCAGAAGGATGCCAGCCAGCACTACGCCTTCGTCAGCCTGCCCAAGGCGCTGCTCGGCGAGGAGCGCTACTTCGGTGGCGACGCCATCATGGTGGCCATGCTCTATCGCCCGGCCAAGCTGACCCCGAGCGGGGAAGCCGGTGTGATTCAACTGCCGCAGCAGCGTTACATCCTGGGCGGCGTCGCCAAGAGCGCCGGTCAGCGCGACTCCCTGGTGCAGAGCTTCACGGTGGCGGGCAGCAAGGATCCCCTGACGCTGGTGGTCAATCACCTGAAATCCAAGGGTTCTGGCTGCTTTGAGAACGGGGACGGCAAGACCGAACCCGCCGATCTGCAGGGCAAGTGCACCGAGTTTCGGGTGAGTGCGGCCAAGGTGCTGGGCGAGGCGATGAACAAGCTGCCGGGCCAGGTGCTGCTGGTGGGCGACTTCAACTCCTACGCCAAGGAAGACCCGATCCGGGTGCTGACCGACTACGATGCGGCCAAGGCGGATCGCAAGATCCGCTCCGCCTCCCACACCTTCGTCGGCGAGCAACCCTACGAGCAGCTCGGCCAGGAGGTGAGCAAGAGCTATGGCCTGATCGATGTGAACGTCAAGTTCAACCAGGAGAAGGCCATCTCCTACAGCTACGAGGCCGAGCTCGGCACTCTGGACTACGCCCTCGCCAACCCGGCGCTGGCCAAGAAGGTGGTGGCCGTCGCCGACTGGCACATCAACTCCTACGAGAGCAACCTGTTCGAATATGGACGCGGCTTCACCGGCGACATGATCAAGTCCGACAACCCGTTCAGCGCCTCCGACCACGACCCCATCATCGTCGACCTCAAGCTGCAGGAGCCAAGCAATGGCAGCGGGGCTGGCGCCATGGGTGCCCTGCTGCTGGCGCTGTTGCCGCTGGCCTGGCGCCGTCGCCACGGCTGA